In Paenibacillus hexagrammi, the following are encoded in one genomic region:
- the rplQ gene encoding 50S ribosomal protein L17, with translation MNYRKLNRDSSNRKALFRDLVTDLFIHERIQTTEAKAKEIRSIAEKLITLAKRGDLHARRQVAAFVRREAANENQDAIQKLFSELATRYSERPGGYTRILKLGPRRGDAAPMVYLELVDRA, from the coding sequence ATGAACTACAGGAAATTAAATCGCGATTCCAGTAATCGTAAAGCGTTATTCCGTGATCTGGTAACGGATCTGTTCATACATGAACGAATTCAAACAACCGAAGCAAAAGCTAAGGAAATCCGTTCCATCGCTGAGAAGCTGATTACTCTTGCGAAGCGCGGAGATCTTCACGCACGCCGTCAGGTGGCTGCTTTTGTTCGTAGAGAAGCTGCTAACGAGAACCAAGATGCAATCCAAAAGCTGTTCTCTGAACTGGCTACTCGTTATTCCGAGCGTCCAGGCGGATACACTCGTATCCTGAAGCTGGGACCACGCCGCGGTGACGCAGCGCCAATGGTTTACTTAGAGCTTGTAGATCGAGCATAA
- the rplM gene encoding 50S ribosomal protein L13 — MRTTYMAKPNEVERKWYIVDAAGQTLGRLASEVASIIRGKHKPEFTPHVDTGDFVIVINASQIQLTGKKMQNKKYYRHSLYPGGLKVTSAQDLLNSRPDRMIEFAVHGMLPKNRLGDSLKTKLKVYGGTEHPHQAQQPEFWNLRG, encoded by the coding sequence ATGCGTACCACATATATGGCTAAGCCAAATGAAGTAGAGCGCAAATGGTACATTGTTGACGCTGCGGGTCAAACTCTTGGCCGTTTGGCTAGTGAAGTAGCTAGCATCATTCGCGGAAAGCATAAGCCGGAGTTCACTCCGCACGTTGATACTGGGGATTTCGTTATTGTCATCAATGCTTCCCAAATTCAATTGACTGGTAAGAAAATGCAAAATAAGAAGTACTATCGTCACTCCTTGTATCCGGGTGGTTTGAAAGTAACTTCCGCTCAGGACCTGCTGAACAGCAGACCTGATCGTATGATCGAATTCGCAGTACATGGTATGCTTCCTAAGAACCGTCTGGGCGACAGCTTGAAAACAAAGCTGAAAGTCTATGGTGGAACAGAGCATCCACATCAAGCTCAACAACCTGAATTTTGGAATCTTCGCGGATAA
- the rpsI gene encoding 30S ribosomal protein S9: MAQVQYYGTGRRKHSVARVRLVPGEGRIIINKRDLDEYFGLETLKLIVKQPLNLTETLGQYDVLVLAHGGGISGQAGAIRHGISRALLKADPEYRGSLKKAGFLTRDPRMKERKKYGLKAARRAPQFSKR; encoded by the coding sequence GTGGCACAAGTTCAATACTATGGAACAGGTCGTCGTAAACATTCGGTAGCGCGTGTGCGCCTTGTACCGGGTGAAGGACGTATCATTATTAATAAACGTGATCTAGACGAATATTTCGGTCTGGAGACACTGAAGCTGATCGTTAAGCAACCTCTGAACCTTACTGAGACATTGGGTCAATACGATGTATTGGTACTGGCTCATGGCGGTGGAATCAGCGGACAAGCTGGAGCAATTCGTCACGGTATTTCCCGTGCATTGTTGAAAGCAGATCCTGAGTACCGTGGATCCTTGAAAAAAGCAGGATTCTTGACTCGTGACCCTCGTATGAAAGAGCGTAAAAAGTACGGCTTGAAAGCTGCTCGTCGCGCTCCTCAATTCTCCAAACGTTAA
- a CDS encoding phosphoadenylyl-sulfate reductase encodes MNLFEKEAFVAKAAEEFENQSPEAVIKLAVETFPRLTLACSFGAEDVVLVDMLQKINPNVDIFYLDTNVHFAETYETRDRLEQRYGKKFVQVLPKLTLEEQAAKHGEELWKSDPTNCCNIRKVDPLTDILRNYDAWITGIRRDQAPTRANSKKVEYDVKFGLIKFNPLASWTSEDVWNYIRENDVIYNPLHDRNYPSIGCEHCTRPVAEGEDPRAGRWANFEKTECGLHTISSQSKCKHSTS; translated from the coding sequence ATGAATCTGTTTGAAAAAGAAGCTTTTGTAGCCAAGGCAGCTGAAGAGTTTGAAAATCAATCTCCAGAAGCGGTGATTAAGCTTGCCGTTGAGACATTCCCTCGTTTAACTCTGGCATGCAGTTTCGGTGCAGAAGATGTTGTTCTTGTAGACATGCTTCAGAAAATTAATCCAAACGTAGATATTTTTTATCTGGATACAAACGTACACTTCGCTGAGACCTACGAAACAAGAGATCGACTCGAACAGCGATATGGCAAAAAGTTTGTACAGGTACTACCAAAGCTAACACTTGAAGAGCAAGCAGCCAAACATGGAGAAGAACTTTGGAAATCGGATCCTACAAATTGCTGCAATATCCGGAAAGTGGATCCTCTTACTGATATTTTGAGGAACTATGATGCTTGGATCACAGGTATCCGCCGCGACCAGGCGCCTACTCGTGCTAATTCCAAAAAGGTAGAATACGATGTGAAATTCGGTTTAATCAAATTTAACCCACTTGCTAGCTGGACATCTGAAGATGTATGGAACTACATTCGTGAGAATGACGTGATCTACAATCCCCTGCATGACCGTAACTACCCAAGTATCGGCTGTGAGCATTGCACACGCCCTGTAGCAGAGGGAGAAGACCCGCGTGCCGGACGTTGGGCGAACTTCGAAAAAACGGAATGCGGACTTCATACAATAAGTTCACAATCTAAATGTAAGCACTCTACTTCTTAG
- the cwlD gene encoding N-acetylmuramoyl-L-alanine amidase CwlD yields MRKRKKRLIVWLTFHGGLKLALSALLLGLMVFIYTYELPATKTWSDFTLPLSGKTIALDAGHGGPDGGASSKDGVIEKDINLAITLYLRDYLQQSGAVVVMTREEDKDLASPDTKGYSKRKTEDLHNRADYIIDKKADLFLSVHLNSIPSAKWRGAQTFYYPNNPNNPNLAALIQGELVKNLENTDRVAKQADKTVYLLKSLDIPSALIEVGFLSNPEEAKLLSNEKYQQKIAASIYQGILRYYAGEKVGSS; encoded by the coding sequence ATGCGTAAAAGAAAGAAAAGGCTGATTGTATGGCTGACTTTTCATGGTGGATTGAAGCTGGCGCTTTCTGCGTTATTACTGGGTTTGATGGTCTTCATTTATACCTACGAACTACCGGCAACGAAAACCTGGTCAGATTTTACATTGCCCTTATCAGGTAAGACAATTGCACTTGATGCCGGGCATGGTGGGCCGGATGGAGGTGCTTCCAGTAAAGACGGCGTCATAGAGAAGGACATCAATTTGGCCATCACCTTATACCTAAGAGATTATTTACAGCAGTCTGGAGCGGTCGTTGTTATGACGAGAGAGGAAGACAAGGACTTAGCGTCGCCGGATACAAAGGGTTACAGCAAGCGCAAAACAGAAGACCTGCATAACCGTGCTGATTACATTATCGATAAGAAAGCTGATTTGTTTTTAAGCGTTCATCTCAACAGTATTCCATCGGCTAAATGGAGAGGCGCACAAACGTTCTACTATCCGAACAATCCGAATAATCCTAATTTAGCTGCGCTGATTCAAGGGGAATTGGTGAAGAATTTAGAGAATACAGACCGTGTGGCCAAGCAGGCTGACAAAACGGTATATCTGCTCAAGTCTTTGGATATTCCCAGCGCTTTAATTGAAGTGGGCTTCTTATCGAATCCTGAAGAGGCCAAGCTTCTCAGTAATGAAAAATATCAGCAGAAAATCGCGGCTTCCATATATCAAGGAATACTCCGATATTACGCCGGCGAAAAAGTGGGTTCGTCCTAA
- a CDS encoding Mrp/NBP35 family ATP-binding protein: MITKEQVLQALQPFIDPRYKLSVTELNLVRDILVKEDGVSLSLIATTEDEAYEEQARKTVEGFLKKIGVTQVHIRFRTMTEFDAKQIEDALHVANEIPPIDTESPAPKRDILAAESNVHFIAVASGKGGVGKSTVTVNLAVALARRGKKVGIVDADIYGFSIPDMMGIEEQPKLVGNTIIPVEKYGVKIISMGFFVQENAPVIWRGPMLGKMLRNFFNEVDWGDIEYLLLDLPPGTGDVALDVHQMIPQSKEIIVTTPHATAAFVAARAGAMAVHTNHEIIGIVENMSYYECKTCGGKDFVFGRGGGAKLAEELHSDLLAQVPLGAPDNHISEKDYSPSVYKAETTTGQIYLEIAERVIDKLN; this comes from the coding sequence ATGATAACCAAAGAACAAGTGCTGCAGGCGTTACAGCCTTTTATAGACCCGCGGTACAAATTGAGTGTTACTGAATTGAATCTGGTTCGTGATATCCTCGTTAAGGAGGACGGTGTATCTCTTAGCCTCATTGCAACAACGGAGGACGAAGCTTATGAAGAACAGGCTAGGAAGACGGTCGAGGGATTTTTAAAGAAGATCGGCGTCACACAAGTACATATACGATTTCGTACTATGACAGAATTTGATGCCAAGCAGATTGAAGATGCGCTTCATGTCGCTAATGAAATTCCACCTATAGACACGGAGTCACCAGCACCTAAAAGGGACATCCTGGCTGCAGAGTCTAATGTTCACTTTATTGCGGTGGCAAGCGGTAAAGGTGGAGTAGGGAAGTCTACAGTCACTGTGAACCTGGCGGTAGCTCTTGCGCGTAGAGGAAAGAAAGTGGGTATTGTAGACGCTGACATCTACGGCTTCAGTATTCCTGATATGATGGGGATTGAAGAACAGCCTAAGTTAGTGGGAAATACCATCATCCCGGTTGAGAAATATGGCGTCAAAATAATTTCAATGGGCTTCTTCGTACAGGAAAATGCACCTGTTATCTGGCGAGGACCTATGCTCGGTAAGATGCTGCGTAACTTTTTCAACGAAGTGGATTGGGGAGATATCGAGTATCTTCTCTTGGATTTACCGCCAGGTACGGGAGATGTAGCTTTGGATGTGCATCAGATGATCCCTCAGAGCAAGGAAATTATCGTAACAACACCGCATGCTACGGCAGCCTTTGTGGCCGCTAGAGCCGGGGCTATGGCTGTGCATACGAACCATGAGATCATTGGTATTGTAGAGAATATGTCCTATTACGAATGCAAAACATGCGGAGGCAAAGATTTCGTCTTTGGTCGCGGTGGTGGGGCTAAGCTGGCAGAAGAGCTTCACAGCGATTTGCTTGCGCAAGTGCCGCTGGGAGCTCCGGATAACCACATTTCGGAAAAAGATTATTCGCCTTCCGTTTACAAAGCGGAAACGACAACCGGGCAAATCTATCTTGAGATCGCGGAACGAGTGATAGATAAACTCAATTAA
- the gerD gene encoding spore germination lipoprotein GerD — MWISGLQLKRLKFTSILLLSFLVTSCGTDNSSSQGASQGNTYKETKSMVLDILKSDDGKKAISDANRSIMNGDVGTNSIAGQSQIKLLSANESLQLQMAVKDVLTAEENNKFLQDMMKDPKFAGDFAKAIQKDTKQMFKELLKDPEYQKSLVDVMKNPDYEKMVLDTMKTAAYRQQMMTVMQESLQSPLFKAQMVDLLKAAIEQQSKPSELSQQSTQQAQKSDQGGGGGGDQQQQQSGGEKKEGDGGQKEGEDSQKESDSGDKKKKESSNDDSSNNAARKGLWGDAPSPFLI; from the coding sequence ATGTGGATCAGTGGGTTACAGCTAAAGCGGCTCAAGTTTACTTCAATTCTGCTCCTATCCTTTTTAGTTACATCATGCGGCACTGACAACTCTTCGTCCCAAGGAGCTTCTCAAGGCAATACTTATAAAGAAACAAAATCGATGGTTCTTGATATCCTCAAGTCGGATGACGGAAAAAAAGCAATAAGCGATGCAAATCGAAGTATCATGAATGGCGATGTGGGAACGAATAGTATTGCTGGGCAATCCCAAATTAAGCTCCTGTCCGCTAATGAGTCTCTTCAACTGCAAATGGCGGTTAAGGATGTACTAACAGCCGAAGAGAACAACAAATTTCTACAAGATATGATGAAGGATCCGAAGTTTGCAGGAGACTTCGCCAAGGCTATACAAAAAGATACGAAGCAGATGTTTAAAGAATTACTGAAGGATCCTGAGTATCAGAAGTCTTTAGTGGATGTTATGAAAAATCCGGACTATGAGAAAATGGTGCTGGATACGATGAAAACTGCCGCCTATCGTCAGCAAATGATGACCGTGATGCAGGAATCACTGCAAAGCCCACTTTTCAAAGCACAGATGGTAGATTTGTTGAAAGCCGCCATTGAGCAGCAAAGCAAGCCATCGGAGCTATCTCAGCAATCCACCCAGCAGGCCCAGAAGAGTGATCAAGGCGGTGGTGGTGGCGGCGATCAGCAGCAGCAGCAAAGCGGAGGTGAGAAGAAGGAGGGCGATGGGGGGCAAAAAGAAGGCGAAGATTCTCAGAAAGAGTCGGATTCAGGGGATAAAAAGAAAAAAGAATCATCTAACGATGATTCCTCTAATAACGCAGCAAGGAAAGGACTATGGGGCGATGCCCCTAGTCCTTTCCTTATTTAA
- a CDS encoding KinB-signaling pathway activation protein has translation MTLRKWFHLFWTTLVLGMLASTLIGLILQFSDRDFTVIGVSAVGFNVANMILGGATISVLSQMGFFAYLIVRFIMMGLIRSKTVWDMLQLAVVIVVLFDLVYLRYSNFAKAGSDTILSYFLMPVILLGISIGVSYWKMKMTNKIAFIPTLFFMVAVTVCEAVPALKLDNTASNWFMLAPLLVCNAWQILILHKILENKKS, from the coding sequence TTGACACTGCGAAAATGGTTTCATCTATTCTGGACGACCTTAGTTTTAGGGATGCTAGCATCAACATTGATAGGACTTATTCTTCAATTTAGTGATCGCGATTTCACTGTAATTGGCGTATCGGCAGTAGGATTCAACGTTGCCAATATGATCTTAGGAGGCGCTACAATCAGCGTTTTAAGCCAAATGGGCTTTTTCGCATATTTAATTGTTAGGTTTATTATGATGGGTTTAATACGTTCTAAAACAGTCTGGGATATGCTCCAACTAGCGGTTGTGATCGTGGTACTCTTTGATCTCGTATATTTGCGTTATTCGAACTTTGCTAAGGCAGGTAGCGATACGATCTTAAGCTACTTCCTCATGCCGGTCATCCTCCTGGGTATCTCTATTGGGGTTAGCTACTGGAAAATGAAAATGACAAACAAAATCGCCTTCATTCCAACGCTTTTCTTTATGGTGGCTGTGACTGTTTGTGAGGCTGTCCCTGCGTTAAAGCTAGATAATACAGCCTCTAATTGGTTCATGCTTGCACCGTTGCTAGTATGTAATGCTTGGCAAATTCTCATCCTCCATAAAATTTTGGAAAACAAAAAGAGCTAA
- a CDS encoding stage II sporulation protein M has product MRFQELFKHFGEMKHYFIAVVLVFAFSFYLGWAYSDSFSVFLNNQLSGIKKISESLTGKEHAQVWFFIVIFLNNALKAIIFIFLGLLFGILPLFMIVANGMILGFVLSLQTHEDTLTIIIKGILPHGIIEIPTILLACAYGLKLGVLVSKSALQALMPTSARTARTELMRVLTLTKPLSLLIVILLFVAAIIESTLTYWLVHL; this is encoded by the coding sequence ATGAGGTTTCAAGAGCTATTTAAACACTTTGGTGAGATGAAACATTACTTCATAGCTGTGGTGCTGGTGTTCGCGTTTAGTTTCTATTTGGGTTGGGCTTATTCAGATTCCTTTTCTGTCTTTCTAAATAACCAACTTAGTGGTATTAAGAAAATAAGCGAATCACTAACCGGGAAGGAACATGCACAGGTATGGTTCTTTATCGTGATTTTTCTAAACAATGCCCTGAAAGCGATAATATTTATATTCTTAGGTCTCTTATTCGGAATCCTGCCCTTGTTTATGATTGTGGCTAATGGCATGATATTGGGTTTTGTACTCTCACTGCAGACACACGAGGACACACTTACAATCATCATCAAAGGAATCTTGCCTCATGGAATTATAGAAATACCCACAATACTTCTGGCTTGTGCTTACGGATTGAAGCTTGGGGTTTTGGTGAGTAAATCCGCTCTGCAGGCTCTTATGCCGACCTCTGCCCGTACAGCTCGAACTGAGCTAATGAGAGTGTTAACATTAACGAAGCCATTGTCACTGCTCATAGTTATTTTGCTTTTCGTGGCCGCTATCATCGAGAGTACATTGACATACTGGTTGGTGCATTTGTAA
- a CDS encoding regulator of G-protein signaling domain-containing protein, with translation MLGFLFNERECRELDYVLRKELDEMLFDLNDKRIDQEIKSAIESRYKVIFRMYARLASPKEISKYARNRSYQVEKNRGWSLTCPL, from the coding sequence ATGCTCGGATTCTTGTTTAATGAACGCGAATGCAGAGAGCTAGACTATGTACTGCGCAAAGAATTGGATGAAATGCTATTCGATCTCAATGATAAAAGAATTGATCAGGAGATCAAAAGCGCGATAGAATCCAGATACAAAGTAATCTTTAGAATGTATGCACGTCTTGCGTCTCCTAAGGAAATATCAAAATATGCTCGTAACCGTAGTTATCAAGTTGAAAAAAATAGAGGGTGGAGCTTGACTTGCCCTCTATAG